A genomic window from Bacteroidia bacterium includes:
- the tnpB gene encoding IS66 family insertion sequence element accessory protein TnpB (TnpB, as the term is used for proteins encoded by IS66 family insertion elements, is considered an accessory protein, since TnpC, encoded by a neighboring gene, is a DDE family transposase.) gives MFFDFDLYDYYVKVGPTDMRSGALSLAALVVDHMNLNPLSKSMFLFCSKSRSILKVLVWDEGFWLMTKKLNGGTFRWPQDERESIQLSVEDVKRLLQGQDVFRKLPTNEGKWAF, from the coding sequence ATGTTTTTTGACTTTGATCTGTACGACTACTATGTAAAGGTGGGACCTACCGATATGCGTAGCGGAGCACTGAGTCTAGCCGCCTTGGTAGTCGATCATATGAATCTTAATCCTTTGTCTAAATCGATGTTTCTCTTTTGTTCCAAAAGTCGAAGTATTCTCAAGGTTCTGGTATGGGATGAAGGGTTTTGGCTTATGACTAAAAAACTCAACGGCGGAACGTTTCGTTGGCCCCAGGATGAAAGAGAGTCTATACAACTCTCTGTTGAAGATGTAAAGCGTCTCTTACAGGGCCAAGATGTGTTTCGTAAACTTCCTACCAACGAAGGTAAATGGGCCTTTTGA